The following coding sequences lie in one Miscanthus floridulus cultivar M001 chromosome 9, ASM1932011v1, whole genome shotgun sequence genomic window:
- the LOC136481980 gene encoding uncharacterized protein — protein sequence MDTLYEEPPLPARSGGTSSASLRTPAGSSQQMTGATSAVRTPPHHSTGKDPATVDEEDDDDDDDHWEDWPQDEIGMSQLGGVPLGTQGASQVLTKGTSRTHRQRDHTDVGYTPNTLPTNPKRQRRPRDPYTSGS from the exons atggacactctttatgaggaaccaccactcccggcgcggtcgggtggcacgtcttcagcctctttgaggacaccagccggctcttctcagcagatgacaggtgccacttctgcggtgcgtacaccaccacatcatagcactggcaaggaccctgcaaccgtagacgaggaggacgacgatgacgacgacgaccatTGGGAAGATTGGccacaggacgagatcggcatgtctcagctaggtggtgtcccgcttggtacccaaggagcctcacaagtactaacaaag ggtacgagccgtacgcaccggcaacgcgaccacaccgacgttggctacactcccaatacgttgccaacaaatccaaagagacaaaggcgtccgagggatccttacacttctggatcttag
- the LOC136479963 gene encoding leucine-rich repeat receptor-like serine/threonine-protein kinase BAM2, with translation MWSPNVDQPLVTILSVCTWTGVRCGATGRVVTVDIANMNVSASGAAPDSVGVMGLDALESLSLAGNDIVGAVAIASPLPAPRHVNVSRNQLSGGLDLDGGWDLASLPALEVLDAYDNNFSSPLPLGVVGLPRLRYLDLGGNYFTSEIPAAYGAMPAVEYLSLNDNNLQGRIPSELGNLTTLHELYLGYYNVFDGGIPSTLSALCSLTVLDVSNCGLMGREPA, from the coding sequence ATGTGGTCGCCGAATGTCGACCAGCCGCTGGTGACGATCTTGTCGGTGTGCACCTGGACGGGCGTCCGGTGCGGCGCGACCGGGCGCGTGGTCACCGTCGACATCGCCAACATGAACGTGTCCGCCAGTGGCGCGGCGCCCGACTCGGTCGGCGTGATGGGGCTCGACGCGCTCGAGAGCCTCTCGCTGGCCGGGAACGACATCGTGGGCGCCGTCGCCATCGCGTCGCCGCTCCCGGCGCCGCGCCACGTCAACGTGTCCAGGAACCAGCTGAGCGGCGGGCTCGACCTCGACGGCGGCTGGGACTTGGCGTCACTTCCCGCACTCGAGGTGCTGGACGCCTACGACAACAACTTCTCGTCCCCGCTCCCGCTTGGCGTCGTGGGACTGCCGAGGCTCCGGTACCTGGACCTCGGCGGCAACTACTTCACGAGTGAGATCCCGGCGGCGTACGGCGCGATGCCTGCGGTGGAGTACCTGTCCCTCAACGACAACAACCTGCAGGGCCGCATCCCGTCGGAGCTCGGCAACCTCACCACGCTCCACGAGCTCTACCTGGGGTACTACAACGTGTTCGACGGCGGCATCCCGTCGACGCTCAGCGCGCTGTGCAGCCTCACCGTGCTGGACGTCTCCAACTGCGGCCTCATGGGGCGGGAACCCGCGTAG